A region of the Variovorax sp. 54 genome:
GCGACAGCCTGGACGACCACTGGGCGCCGTGGTGGAAGGCGAGGGCGGCCGAAGGCCACGAGTTCGGCTCGCACACCTATGACCACGCCTACTGGCGCGGCGACGTCAATGGCACGCCGCCGAGCTTTCGCATCAAGCCGTCGGCCGGCCCGCAGACCGGGAAAGAGTCGGTCTGGAGCGCAGCCCAGTACTGCGCCGACATCCGCAAGTCGTCCGACCGGCTGGCCGCCATCACCGGCAAGAAGCCGCTGCCGCTGTACCGCGCGCCGGGCGGCAAGACCTCGCCCGCGCTGCTGGCGGCTGCCAAGGATTGCGGCTATGCGCACGTGGGCTGGTCGCCCGCCGGCTTCCTGGGCGACGAGTTGCCGAGCGAGACGTTCAGCAACCCCAAGCTGCTGACGCAGGCGCTGGCGGGCATCCGCCCCGGCGACATCCTGCTGGCGCATCTGGGCATCTGGTCGCGCAAGGACCCGTGGGCGCCCGCCAACCTGGAGCCACTCATCGTCGGGCTGAAGGCCAAGGGCTTCTGCTTTCGCACGCTGCGCCAGCATCCGGACTACCGCGCCTGGATTGCCTCCCACCCTTGACTCCTGAGTTTTCGCCGTGATCGATTGGTTGACCGACGTTTTTTCTGCCATGCAGGGCTGGCTCTTCGAGACCGCCGTGCAGCCGCTGGTGTACGCCATCGGCCTGGGCGGCTGGGCCGAGGACGCTTTCGACGCCACCGGCTGGCTGCTGGTCGGCGTGGTCCAGATCCTGGTGTTGCTGGCCGTGATCGGCCCGCTGCAGCGCTGGCGCGCGGTCGAGCCCGTGACCGACCGCCGCGCCATCCGCACCGACGTGCTCTACACGCTGATCCACCGGCTGGGCCTGTTCCGGCTGGCGCTGTTCTTCGTGCTGCAGCCCGTGTTCGACGACCTGCTCGGCAGCCTGCGCATGGCGGGGTGGGGCACCTTCCACCTGGACGAGGTCTGGCCCGGCGTGACCGACGTGCCGTGGGTGGCCTTTGCCATCTACCTCGTGGTGCTCGACTTTGTCGGCTACTGGATTCACCGCGGCCAGCACCACTTCAACGCGTGGTGGAGCCTGCATTCGCTGCACCACTCGCAGCGCCAGATGACGATGTGGAGCGACGACCGCAACCACCTGCTCGACGACGTGATCCACGACACGCTCATCGTCATCGTGGCGCAGCTGATCGGCGTGGCGCCGGGCCAGTTCATCGCCGTCGTGGCCTTCACCCAGCTCAGCGAAAGCCTGCAGCACGCCAACCTGCGGCTGAGCTTCGGGGCCATCGGCGAGCGGCTGTGGGTCAGCCCGCGCTTTCACCGGCTGCACCACAGCATCGGGCTGGGCCACGAATCGCACGGCAAGAGCACGCTGGGCGGCCACAACTTCGGCGTGCTGCTGCCCTGGTGGGACATGCTCTTTCGCACCGCCAACTTCGAGAACCGCTACGACCCGACCGGCATCCGCGACCAGGTCGAGCCCGGCGCCGACGGCCGCCTGCGCGACTACGGCCAGGGCTTCTGGTCGCAGCAGTGGCTGGGGTTGAAGCGGCTGTTCGGCCGCGCCTGATTCCGTCGCCGAGGCACGGCGGGATCGTCGGGGCCTTGCGCTATCCTCGAACCTCATGCGCCTGCTCCTCGACTCCTTCTGGCGCGCGGTGGCCTATTGCATGCTCCCGCGCGTGATCGTGCTGTCGCTCCTGCCGCTGGCACTCATGGTGCTGCTGGCCGCGGGGCTCGGTTACTTCTACTGGGACGCGGCCGTCGCCTGGACGCGCGAAGCCCTCGACGCCTGGCCGCTGCTGTCCAGCTTCTGGGCCTGGATCGGGCGCCTGTTCTCGAGCGACGTCACGGCTGCGCTGGCGCCGCTGGTGGTGGTGTTCGGCGTCACGCCGCTGATCGTGGTGCTGTCGCTGCTGATCGTGGCCGGCTTCATGGCGCCGGCGCTCACCAAGCTCGCGGCCGAACGGCGCTTTCCGACGCTGGAACAGAAAAAGGGTGCCTCTTTCTTCGGCAGCGTGCTGCGTTCGCTCGGCGCCACCTTGCTGGCGCTGATTGCCCTCGTGGTGTCGATGCCGCTGTGGCTCATTCCGCCGCTGGTGCTGATCCTGCCGCCGCTGATCTGGGGTTGGCTCACCTACCGCGTGATGAGCTTCGATGCGCTGGCCGAGCACGCCAGCCCCGAAGAACGCGCCACGCTGCTGCGCACCCACCGGCTGCCGCTGCTGTGCATCGGCGTGCTGTGCGGCTACCTGGGCGCCGCGCCGAGCATCGTCTGGGCCTCGGGCCTGCTGTTCGCCGCCGCCTTCTTCGTGCTGGTGCCGATCGCCATCTGGATCTACACGCTGGTCTTTGCTTTCTCTGCGCTCTGGTTTGCCCACTACTGCCTGGACGCGCTGGCCCAGCTGCGCGCCCAGCGCGCGGCGCTGCAGCCCGCGGCCGGCAGTGGGCTGCAGCAGACGCTCGAGGCGGCCGAAGCCACCGAGGCCAACAAGGCCGCTCTCTCTCAATGGGGTTCACCATGACACGCGCATTCGGTCTCATCGTCGTCGGCGACGAGATCCTTTCCGGCAAGCGGGCCGACAAGCACATGGCCAAGGTCATCGAGTTGCTGGCCGCGCGCGGCCTGCAGCTGGGCTGGGCCGAGTACGTGGGCGACGAGCCCACGCGGATCACCGCGGCCCTCATGCGCGCCTTCGCCTCGGGCGACATCGTGTTCTCGACCGGCGGCATCGGCGCCACGCCCGACGACCACACCCGCCAGTGCGCCGCCCAGGCCCTGCGCGTGCCGCTGGCGCTGCACCCCGAGGCCGAAGTGCTGATCCGCGAGCGCATGCAGGACACGGCCAAGGAGCAGGGCGTGCCGTACGAGCCCGACCGGTCCGACAACATCCACCGCCTGAACATGGGCGTGTTTCCGCAGGGCGCGTCGATCATCCGCAACCCGTACAACAAGATTCCGGGGTTCAGCGTCGAGCACGTCCATTTCGTGCCGGGCTTTCCGGTCATGGCCTGGCCGATGATCGAGTCGGTGCTCGACAGCCGGTATGCCGACCTTTTCACCCGCAACGCCATCGCCGAGAAGTCCGTGATCGTTTTCGGTGCGATGGAAGCCACCCTCACGCCGTTGATGCAGGCCATCGAGCAGGCCCACGCCGGCATCAAGGTGTTCAGTCTCCCCAACGTGGATCACCCGCAGTACGGGCGCCACATCGAGCTGGGCGTCAAGGGCGACCCCGGGCTGCTCGATGCCGCCTATGGCCAGCTCATCGAAGGCCTGCACACCTTTGATGCGAAGCTTGGCCCTGAATTGGTGCGTTAATTCGTATCGCACCATTTTGGTGATTAATTCCTTTTCCGGCAGCCCCTGGGCCGTCACCCGGGCCTCATCCGGCGGGGTGACAATGGCACAGAAACTGCATCCTTCCGTTCCCGTATTCCTAACCACCATCCAACTCAGGAGAAACTGATGGCAAAGACCGTCGCCGATGTACTCAAGCTCGTCAAGGAAAACGAGGTCAAGTTCGTCGACTTGCGCTTCACCGACACCCGCGGCAAAGAGCAGCACGTCACCGTGCCTGTGTCGCATTTCGATGAAGACAAATTCACCTCGGGCCACGCGTTCGACGGTTCGTCCATCGCCGGTTGGAAGGGCATCGAAGCCTCGGACATGCAGCTCATGCCCGACCCGAACACCGCCAACATCGACCCGTTCTTCGAAGAAACGACGCTGATCCTGACCTGCGACGTGATCGACCCGGCCGACGGCAAGGCCTACGAGCGCGACCCGCGTTCGCTCGCCAAGCGCGCCGAGGCGTACATGAAGGCTTCCGGCCTGGGCGACACCGCCTACTTCGGACCGGAACCCGAATTCTTCGTGTTCGACGGCGTGCGCTGGAAGAACGACATGTCGGGCTGCTTCGTGAAGATCGAGTCCGAAGAAGCCTCGTGGAACACCGACAAGGAGTTCGAGCACGGCAACAGCGGCCACCGTCCCGCAGTCAAGGGCGGCTACTTCCCCGTGCCCCCGGTCGACAGCTTCCAGGACATGCGCTCGGAAATGAGCCTGGTGCTCGAATCGCTGGGCATCCCGGTCGAAGTGCATCACCATGAAGTGGCCAACGCCGGCCAGCTCGAAATCGGCACCCGCTTCAGCACGCTGGTTCAGCGCGCCGACTGGGTCCAGCTGCAGAAGTACGTGATCCACAACGTGGCCCACGCCTACGGCAAGACCGCCACCTTCATGCCCAAGCCCATCGTTGGCGACAACGGCTCCGGCATGCACGTGCACCAGTCGGTCTGGAAAGACGGCAAGAACCTGTTCGCCGGCGACGGCTATGCAGGCCTGTCGGACTTCGCGCTGCACTACATCGGCGGCATCATCAAGCACGCCCGTGCCCTGAACGCCATCACGAACCCCGGCACCAACAGCTACAAGCGCCTGGTGCCCGGCTTCGAAGCCCCGGTGAAGCTGGCCTACTCGGCCAAGAACCGCTCGGCCTCGATCCGCATTCCGTTCGTGGCCAACCCGAAGGGCCGCCGCGTCGAAGCGCGCTTCCCCGATCCGCTGATGAACCCGTACCTGGGCTTTGCCGCGCTGCTGATGGCCGGCCTGGACGGCGTGGAAAACAAGATCCATCCGGGCGAAGCCGCCAGCAAGGACCTGTACCACCTGCCGCCGGAAGAAGACGCGCTGATCCCGACCGTCTGCCACAGCCTGGACCAGGCCCTGGAGCACCTGGACAAGGACCGTGCGTTCCTGACCAAGGGCGGCGTGTTCACCGACTCGTACATCGACGCGTACATCGACCTCAAGATGCAGGAAGTCACGCGCTTCCGCATGGCGACGCATCCGGTCGAATTCGACATGTACTACTCGCTGTAAAAAGCGTGGTACCCGGCCCGCCTCGGCGGGCAGGTAAGACAAAAGGACGGCCCCGGCCGTCCTTTTTCCTTGGTGCGGAACATCCCATCGTGAGAGGGCCCGAATTGCATCAAAATGCGCGTTTGTCGCGCCCTCTCCGGAATCAAATGAAGACTGTCTCCCTGATTTTCCTGGCCGCCGCCTCGTTCGCCACCGCCACGGCGGCGCTCGCGCAAGAGCGCGTCTGGCGTTGCGGCAACGAGTACACCAACAACGCGACCGTGGCCCAGCAAAAGGGCTGCAAGATCATGGAAGGCGGCAACGTCACCGTCGTGCAGGGCACGAAGCCCTCGGGCGGTGGTGGTGGCGGCAGCGCGTCGTCGTCGGGCGGCTCATCCGCCGCGCGCGCTCCGGCGGGCAGTCCGCGCGTCGAAGGCGTCGACCAGCGCGCCCGCGACGGCGAGGCGCGCTCTGTGCTCGAAACCGAGCTGCGCAAGGCCGAGGCGCGCCAGACCGAGCTCAAGAAGGAATTCAACAACGGCGAGCCCGAGAAGCAGGGCAGCGAAGGCCGCAACTACCAGAAGTACCTCGACCGCGTGGCTGAAATGAAGGCCGAACTCGCGCGCAACGAGAGCGACATCGCCGGCATCCGCCGCGAAATCGGCCGCCTGCCCGGCAAGCCGCAAGCGCAGTAAGCGGCGTCACCATGGTGTTCGGGAAGAAGGCGACTGGCGCCAATCCGCGCTTTCGTGCCTTCGACCTGCTGTCCACGCTGATCGCGGTGGTCAACAGCGACGGCTCGGTGCTGTTCGCCAACGCAGGCCTCGAAGACGCGCTGGGTACCTCGCGGCGCACGCTAGAGGGCTCGCAGTTCGGCGCCTGTTTTCATGAGCCGCAGGTGCTGCGCACCGCGCTCGACGGCGCCAGCAGCAACGACTTCGCCACGCTGCGCTACGAGGCTTTTTTGCGGCGCGTGAACCACGAGCTGATGCCCGTGCAGGTCACGCTCGCACACGGCGACAAGAAGGGCGAGCTCATCATCGAGATGTCGCCGCTGGAGCAGCAGGTGCGCCAGGACCGCGAAGAGCGCCTCATCGACCAGGCGCAGGCGAACAAGGAACTCATCCGCAACCTTGCGCACGAGATCAAGAACCCGCTGGGCGGCATCCGCGGCGCGGCGCAGCTGCTGCAGATGGAGGTCGAGTCGCGCGACCTCATCGAATACACCCAGGTCATCATCCATGAGGCCGACCGGCTGCAGACGCTGGTCGACCGGCTGCTGGCGCCGCACCGGCGTCCGCACGTGGTGGGCGACGTGAACATCCATGAGGTGTGCGAGCGTGTGCGCTCGGTCATCCTGGCGGAGTTCTCGCGCGACCTGCACATCGAGCGCGACTTCGACGTCTCCATTCCCGAGTTCCGCGGCGACCGCGAGCAGCTCATCCAGGCCACCCTCAACATCGCGCACAACGCGGCGCAGGCCCTGGCCGAGCGCCGCGCGGCGGGCGATGCGCAGATCACTTTCAAGACCCGCGTGGCCCGACAAGTGATCTTCAACAAGCAGTGGTATCGATTGGCACTGGAATTGCATGTCATCGACAATGGACCGGGTGTGCCGGACACGATCAAGGACCGCATCTTCTATCCGCTCGTTTCGGGCAGGGAAGGCGGAACCGGGCTGGGACTGACGCTTGCGCAGACTTTTGTGCAGCAGCATCACGGCGTGATCGAGTGCGACAGCGTCCCGGGCCGAACCGATTTCAAGATATTGATTCCGCTGCCCTAGGGCAGCCCCGGCAACAGAGGAGATGCATGAAGCCGATCTGGATAGTTGATGACGACCAATCGATACGCTTCGTGCTCGAGAAGGCACTGCTGCGCGAAGACATGCCCACGCGCAGCTTCACGAACACACGCGAAGTGCTGGCCGCACTCGAACAGGCCGAGGGTGACGAGCAGCAGGGCCCGCAGGTCCTGGTGAGCGACATCCGCATGCCGGGCGGCTCGGGGCTCGACCTGCTCGACAAGATCAAGGCCAAGCACCCCGGCCTGCCGGTCATCATCATGACCGCCTTCTCCGACCTCGACAGCGCGGTCTCGGCCTTCCAGGGCGGCGCCTTCGAGTACCTGCCCAAACCCTTCGACCTGCCGCGC
Encoded here:
- a CDS encoding polysaccharide deacetylase family protein, with the translated sequence MRSGPERVRTAGVALAVAALACVTVPAAGAQEAAACDKPVYLTLDTGHMGVAPLVADVLKRQDVRVTFFAAAERTQTDGDSLDDHWAPWWKARAAEGHEFGSHTYDHAYWRGDVNGTPPSFRIKPSAGPQTGKESVWSAAQYCADIRKSSDRLAAITGKKPLPLYRAPGGKTSPALLAAAKDCGYAHVGWSPAGFLGDELPSETFSNPKLLTQALAGIRPGDILLAHLGIWSRKDPWAPANLEPLIVGLKAKGFCFRTLRQHPDYRAWIASHP
- a CDS encoding sterol desaturase family protein, translating into MIDWLTDVFSAMQGWLFETAVQPLVYAIGLGGWAEDAFDATGWLLVGVVQILVLLAVIGPLQRWRAVEPVTDRRAIRTDVLYTLIHRLGLFRLALFFVLQPVFDDLLGSLRMAGWGTFHLDEVWPGVTDVPWVAFAIYLVVLDFVGYWIHRGQHHFNAWWSLHSLHHSQRQMTMWSDDRNHLLDDVIHDTLIVIVAQLIGVAPGQFIAVVAFTQLSESLQHANLRLSFGAIGERLWVSPRFHRLHHSIGLGHESHGKSTLGGHNFGVLLPWWDMLFRTANFENRYDPTGIRDQVEPGADGRLRDYGQGFWSQQWLGLKRLFGRA
- a CDS encoding EI24 domain-containing protein, with the protein product MRLLLDSFWRAVAYCMLPRVIVLSLLPLALMVLLAAGLGYFYWDAAVAWTREALDAWPLLSSFWAWIGRLFSSDVTAALAPLVVVFGVTPLIVVLSLLIVAGFMAPALTKLAAERRFPTLEQKKGASFFGSVLRSLGATLLALIALVVSMPLWLIPPLVLILPPLIWGWLTYRVMSFDALAEHASPEERATLLRTHRLPLLCIGVLCGYLGAAPSIVWASGLLFAAAFFVLVPIAIWIYTLVFAFSALWFAHYCLDALAQLRAQRAALQPAAGSGLQQTLEAAEATEANKAALSQWGSP
- a CDS encoding competence/damage-inducible protein A produces the protein MTRAFGLIVVGDEILSGKRADKHMAKVIELLAARGLQLGWAEYVGDEPTRITAALMRAFASGDIVFSTGGIGATPDDHTRQCAAQALRVPLALHPEAEVLIRERMQDTAKEQGVPYEPDRSDNIHRLNMGVFPQGASIIRNPYNKIPGFSVEHVHFVPGFPVMAWPMIESVLDSRYADLFTRNAIAEKSVIVFGAMEATLTPLMQAIEQAHAGIKVFSLPNVDHPQYGRHIELGVKGDPGLLDAAYGQLIEGLHTFDAKLGPELVR
- the glnA gene encoding type I glutamate--ammonia ligase: MAKTVADVLKLVKENEVKFVDLRFTDTRGKEQHVTVPVSHFDEDKFTSGHAFDGSSIAGWKGIEASDMQLMPDPNTANIDPFFEETTLILTCDVIDPADGKAYERDPRSLAKRAEAYMKASGLGDTAYFGPEPEFFVFDGVRWKNDMSGCFVKIESEEASWNTDKEFEHGNSGHRPAVKGGYFPVPPVDSFQDMRSEMSLVLESLGIPVEVHHHEVANAGQLEIGTRFSTLVQRADWVQLQKYVIHNVAHAYGKTATFMPKPIVGDNGSGMHVHQSVWKDGKNLFAGDGYAGLSDFALHYIGGIIKHARALNAITNPGTNSYKRLVPGFEAPVKLAYSAKNRSASIRIPFVANPKGRRVEARFPDPLMNPYLGFAALLMAGLDGVENKIHPGEAASKDLYHLPPEEDALIPTVCHSLDQALEHLDKDRAFLTKGGVFTDSYIDAYIDLKMQEVTRFRMATHPVEFDMYYSL
- the glnL gene encoding nitrogen regulation protein NR(II), with protein sequence MVFGKKATGANPRFRAFDLLSTLIAVVNSDGSVLFANAGLEDALGTSRRTLEGSQFGACFHEPQVLRTALDGASSNDFATLRYEAFLRRVNHELMPVQVTLAHGDKKGELIIEMSPLEQQVRQDREERLIDQAQANKELIRNLAHEIKNPLGGIRGAAQLLQMEVESRDLIEYTQVIIHEADRLQTLVDRLLAPHRRPHVVGDVNIHEVCERVRSVILAEFSRDLHIERDFDVSIPEFRGDREQLIQATLNIAHNAAQALAERRAAGDAQITFKTRVARQVIFNKQWYRLALELHVIDNGPGVPDTIKDRIFYPLVSGREGGTGLGLTLAQTFVQQHHGVIECDSVPGRTDFKILIPLP